Proteins found in one Zea mays cultivar B73 chromosome 1, Zm-B73-REFERENCE-NAM-5.0, whole genome shotgun sequence genomic segment:
- the LOC100282966 gene encoding uncharacterized protein LOC100282966 → MGSSEADEDQLLKSFLAEVSEAERDNEVLRILGCFKLNPFEHLKLSFDSSPDEVKKQYRKLSLLVHPDKCKHPQAQEAFAALAKAQQLLLDPQERGYILDQVTAAKEELRAKRKKELKKDSASKIKSLVDEGKYEEQFERSDGFQQQLIIKVREILTDKEWRRRKMQMRISEEEGRLKKDEEETKEMWKRKREHEEKWEETRDKRVSSWRDFMKTGKKGRKGEIKPPKLKTEDPNKSYVQRPVKRN, encoded by the exons ATGGGGTCGTCGGAGGCCGACGAGGACCAGCTCCTCAAGAGCTTCCTCGCGGAGGTCAGCGAGGCCGAGCGGGACAACGAAGTGCTGAG GATACttggttgcttcaagttaaacccCTTCGAGCATCTTAAGTTGTCTTTTGATTCATCACCAGATGAGGTGAAAAAGCAATATAGGAAG TTGTCATTGCTGGTCCATCCTGATAAATGCAAGCATCCTCAGGCACAAGAAGCTTTTGCAG CTCTGGCGAAAGCACAACAGCTCCTGCTTGATCCACAGGAAAGAGGCTACATTCTTGACCAAGTTACTGCTGCAAAAG AAGAATTGAGGGCAAAACGGAAAAAGGAGCTGAAGAAAGACAGTGCGTCCAAGATAAAATCTCTTGTAGATGAG GGAAAATATGAAGAGCAGTTTGAACGATCGGATGGATTTCAGCAGCAATTAATAATTAAAGTACGTGAAATTTTGACCGACAAAGAATGGCGTAGGAGAAAAATGCAAATGAGG ATATCAGAGGAAGAAGGAAGACTTAAGAAGGatgaggaggaaacaaaagagatgTGGAAGAGGAAGAGAGAGCATGAAGAGAAGTGGGAGGAGACCAGAGACAAGCGG GTCTCCAGCTGGAGGGATTTCATGAAGACAGGAAAGAAG GGACGGAAAGGTGAAATCAAGCCCCCAAAACTGAAGACTGAAGATCCGAACAAATCTTATGTGCAAAGGCCAGTAAAGCGAAACTGA
- the LOC103644559 gene encoding RING-H2 finger protein ATL67 produces MHARVETDHQFSHHLKLISSATAPKLISRSMSPLLANMVLKFCKTIQQYSSAGVLGCFFGAAHTPIRFGRPMVARTAVVSSSVRTMERSTVRSGRPSVSSTTARPQLSNLGLGYSIAIALGFLILFASFLLAFYFCFGRGGDYWAGEAVTTASSSGHLSITVPRVLFVAEGSESPKDDAYPSSSAAAACSPVGLDAAAIASYPKVAFSSKAAEADAMCSICLSEYRDGETLRVMPECRHGFHVACLDAWLSRSASCPVCRSSQVLPRFLSFAVFGS; encoded by the coding sequence ATGCATGCGCGAGTTGAAACTGACCACCAGTTCAGCCACCATTTGAAACTAATCAGTTCAGCCACCGCGCCAAAGCTTATAAGCCGCTCCATGTCTCCTTTACTAGCCAATATGGTACTAAAGTTTTGCAAGACAATACAACAATACAGCAGTGCAGGCGTTTTGGGCTGCTTTTTTGGTGCGGCCCATACTCCAATTAGGTTTGGGCGGCCCATGGTCGCGCGCACAGCAGTCGTTTCTTCCTCCGTCCGCACGATGGAGCGCTCAACCGTCCGTTCCGGCCGCCCCTCGGTCAGCTCCACGACGGCACGACCTCAGCTCTCCAACCTGGGCCTCGGCTACTCCATCGCCATCGCGCTCGGCTTCCTCATCCTGTTTGCCTCCTTCCTGCTGGCTTTCTACTTCTGCTTCGGCCGCGGCGGGGACTACTGGGCCGGGGAAGCAGTCACCACGGCGTCCAGCTCTGGCCACCTCTCCATCACCGTCCCGCGCGTGCTCTTCGTCGCGGAGGGGTCCGAGTCCCCCAAAGACGACGCTTacccctcctcctccgccgccgcgGCCTGCTCCCCCGtcgggctcgacgcggccgccatcGCTTCCTACCCCAAGGTCGCCTTCTCCAGCAAGGCCGCCGAGGCTGACGCCATGTGCTCCATCTGCCTCAGCGAGTACAGGGACGGCGAGACGCTGCGCGTGATGCCCGAGTGCAGGCACGGCTTCCACGTCGCGTGCCTCGACGCCTGGCTGAGCCGGAGCGCGTCCTGCCCCGTCTGCAGGTCCTCTCAGGTCCTTCCCCGTTTTCTCTCCTTTGCAGTTTTTGGTTCCTGA